A single region of the Micropterus dolomieu isolate WLL.071019.BEF.003 ecotype Adirondacks linkage group LG18, ASM2129224v1, whole genome shotgun sequence genome encodes:
- the parp3 gene encoding protein mono-ADP-ribosyltransferase PARP3 → MAPKRRSASAAKAVGKKVKVEPEPPKVKDAFTSAKEALLAAGPQVKRNRKVDEHCRLSACGEVYDDYDCMLNQTNIGHNNNKFYLIQVIKADNKYYSWNRWGRVGEAGQSKLNPFDNLERAVKDFEKKFKDKTKNNWCERSNFVSHPGKYTLIEVDGEQDAEVKVDIVDGKTDNVTKKVLPCTLEKATKSLIELIFSNDMFKEAMECMNLDIKKMPLGKLSKMQIAKGFEVLEEIEGAMNQRSGKARLEELSSKFFTTVPHNFGRNRPPTINSKEIVEKKKEMLMVLADIELAQTLKSETEKAQEEMIETVPHPLDQDYKSLKCRLTLMDKDTEIFKIIEKYLKATSGGYCKPNIVNVWEVDREMEGERFSENDSLENRRLLWHGTNIAVVAAILKSGLRIMPHSGGRVGSGIYFASENSKSACYVRTSKNRGVMFLSEVALGKEYIITKDDCSLKNPPAGYDSVVARGSVEPDPSEDTFITLEGKRVAVPQGEPIAQPQFSDSFFGNSEYLIYKESQCRLRYLLELNM, encoded by the exons ATGGCACCAAAGAGACGATCTGCTTCTGCTGCCAAAGCAGTTGGCAAGAAGGTGAAAGTAGAACCCGAGCCACCAAAGGTCAAGGATGCCTTCACCTCTGCAAAAGAGGCCCTTCTGGCTGCAGGGCCACAGGTGAAAAGGAACAGGAAGGTGGATGAGCACTGCAGACTGTCAGCCTGTGGAGAG GTATACGATGACTACGACTGCATGCTCAACCAGACAAACATTggacataacaataataagtTTTATCTCATTCAAGTTATTAAAGCAGACAACAAATACTATTCATGGAACAGATGGGGTAGAGTG GGGGAAGCAGGACAAAGCAAACTCAACCCCTTTGATAACCTTGAGCGTGCTGTCAAGGACTTTGAGAAAAAGTTTAAGGACAAGACAAAGAACAACTGGTGCGAGCGGTCAAATTTTGTCTCCCACCCTGGGAAGTACACCCTGATTGAGGTGGATGGAGAGCAGGATGCTGAGGTCAAG GTGGACATTGTCGACGGAAAGACTGACAACGTCACTAAAAAAGTTCTACCTTGCACCCTTGAGAAGGCTACAAAGAGCCTCATCGAGTTAATTTTCAGCAATGACATGTTCAAAGAGGCGATGGAATGTATGAACCTAG ACATCAAAAAGATGCCTTTGGGCAAACTCAGTAAGATGCAGATTGCAAAGGGGTTTGAAGTGTTGGAGGAGATTGAGGGAGCTATGAACCAAAGAAGTGGAAAAGCACGCCTGGAAGAACTTTCCTCAAAGTTCTTTACCACAGTCCCACACAACTTCGGCCGTAACAGACCGCCAACCATCAACAGCAAAGAGATtgtggagaagaagaaagagatgCTTATG GTGCTGGCTGACATCGAGCTTGCCCAGACTCTGAAGTCAGAGACTGAAAAGGCTCAGGAAGAGATGATCGAGACAGTTCCTCACCCTCTAGACCAGGACTATAAGTCTCTTAAATGCAGACTGACTCTAATGGACAAGGATACAGAAATATTCAAG aTCATAGAAAAATACTTGAAAGCGACTTCAGGTGGCTATTGTAAACCAAACATTGTCAATGTTTGGGAAGTTGATCGAGAGATGGAG GGAGAGCGGTTTAGCGAGAATGATAGTCTGGAGAACCGCCGTCTGTTGTGGCATGGTACAAACATAGCAGTGGTGGCTGCTATCCTAAAGAGCGGCCTGAGGATAATGCCCCATTCAGGAGGACGTGTTGGTTCCGGTATTTATTTCGCATCTGAAAACAGCAAGTCTGCATGTTATG TGCGCACCTCTAAAAATAGGGGAGTGATGTTTCTGAGTGAGGTAGCCCTCGGCAAAGAATACATCATCACCAAAGACGACTGTTCCTTGAAAAACCCTCCTGCAGGCTATGATAGTGTGGTGGCACGAGGATCAGTGGAGCCAG ATCCCTCTGAGGACACCTTCATCACCCTGGAGGGCAAGAGGGTTGCTGTGCCTCAGGGTGAGCCCATAGCTCAGCCTCAGTTCTCAGATAGCTTCTTCGGCAACAGTGAATATCTCATCTACAAAGAGAGCCAGTGTCGCCTTCGGTACCTGCTGGAGCTGAACATGTAG